TGTAATTGCAGAACTTGATGGCAAACCAATAGAATATACTTTATATTCTTCTGAATTTAACTGCTGTGTGATAGCAGTTTCGCTATCAAATAACGACCAAATGATTTTCATTAATTTTGACACAATTTTATCTTACTCAATACTTTTTCTTTCTCCAAAATATACTCCCAACTATCTTCTATGTCGTCAATCCTATATTCTATTTTACCACTTGTTATCGTAGATATATTATTATTTTTCATATAAGAAACAATGTCTTTAGCGGTTAAATTTTGGTAGTTTTTTATTTCTGTTGCTTTCATTTTTTTACTTTAGTTTCGTCAATCTGCTTGTTAGTGGCAATACTCAGAAGCCCTACGAACAGCAACATCGTAATATTGTTTTTCCTTTTCTATTCCGATACCTATTCTATTGTTTTTTATAGCTGCTAAAATTGTTGTTCCGCTTCCCATTGTGTTATCTAAAACTGTATCGCCTTCGTTAGTGTATGTTTTTATAAGATATTCCATAAGCTCTAAACTTTTTTGCGTTGTATGGCTTTTTGCTTTTTGGTTAGCATTAGTAAATTCCAAAATAGAACTTGGGTAATAATCATCATTAAAATTATCAATAGGAGTTATTTGTCCGTAAACTTCAAAATCTTTTGTTGGAGCAATTTTTTTATTTCTCATTTTACCTTTTGTCATTTGCGGATTATAAGTTGGTTGTTTTTTATAAAAAACTACAATATCCTCGTGTTGTCTTAAAGGCATCCGTTTACAATTCATCATTCCTACTTTCATTTTTTTATCCCAAACAAGCGAATATTTAAAATCCTTAATATTTGAATTTATTAAAGTAGTTGTAAATGGTTGAGAGCCAAACAATACAATTGCTCCGTTGTCTTTTATCACTCTTTCATATTGCTTCCAAAGTAAATCCAAGTCCAAAATACTATCCCACTTTGCTCTTGTAGTCCCATAAGGTAAATCGCAAATAATAGCATCAATTGATTTATCCTCAATAAAAGGAAAAACATCGAAGCAATCAGCGTTCACAAAAATACTGCCACTAACACGGGTTTGGCAAAATGGCTGTTCGGTAATTCTATCAATCATTTGATTTTAATTTTTTAAGTTTTGTAATTCTATTTAGCTTCGGGTTCAGCCACTTCGCCAAGCCCCTACGCTCCAACTCTAATTTACATTCGTTTGCCCATTCGTAATTTTCTTCTTCAACTGCTTTTTGCAAATGAAATTTAAGAAATTCGTTATCCCATTCTTTGCCATCACACCCAGTAAACTTACCTTGTTCGGGCATTGGTGGTAATTCATAATCACAACTTTTCATATTTGTAAAATTAACTGCTGCCAACAAATGCTATACAAAAGCGGGGCAGCGTTCCGCAATTGAACAGTTGTGCATCTATTTGTCATTTGTGCAAGGCTGACAAGGTGTGCATCTAATTCCCCGCCTTCGTATAGCATCGGCACGTTATGCACAAGTTTAAGAAAACAACGTCCGTGCATTTATTCGCTGTTCTGCTATTTTGAAATAGTTTTCGTCTTTCTCTATTCCGATAAAAGAACGGTTTGTGTTTTTACAAGCTACTCCAGTGCTTCCACTTCCCATAGTTAAATCAACTACTAAATTACCTTCGTTGCTGAAAGTTTTTATTAAATCCTCTAAAAGCAATATCGGTTTTTGCGTTGGGTGGTAGTTATCTCTATCTCGTTTGTATTCAAAAACATTATCCTTATATTTTCCACCTTGCCAAAGGTTAAATGTGCTTCCATATAGTTCGGTTTGTTCTTTTAAGTGTTGTTGTTGGTATTCGTCAAATATTTTTCCAATTTCGTCCTCCGTTTTATCAAAATTGAAAAACTCATTTAATACTTTGTAATGCTTTTGAGTTATCTTTTGTATTTGCACATAGTTCCAGTCAAGTTTATGTTGGCAGATAACTTTTGCACTTTGTATGTTTTTGGCTATACCGCTTTTCAAATACGCTTCATGTAGTAGGTTATCATTCCAAAATATTCCAACTTTTTCTTGTGTGTCTTTTAGCCACTTTCTTATTGGGTGTTTTAATTCTAAATCGTGCTTTGGGTTCATTTTACTAAATATCAAAATATCCTCTGTTCTATAAAGTAAAGCACTTTTTGAACGCATAAAACTGCCAAGTGTATCTTTTAACCATATTGCCCTATAATTGAAAGGTAAGTTTGGTATTGCCTTATTTATCAATTCTCTTGTAAATGGTTCTTGTGCAAACAAAATCATTTTACCATTTTTGCGAAGTATTCTATTTGCAACCTGCATTATTTTATCGGTATCAATAATACTATCCCATTCGTGTTTTTCTTCTCCATTATGGTAAATACCCGTTTTACTTTGTCCTTCCATTGTACCATAGGGTAAGTCGGTAAGTATTAAATCAACACTTCCGCTTTCTATTTTATCGCTTTCAATCAGGCAATCCCCGAAAAAAAGACGAGAAAAAACCTGTGCATAACACTCGCTATAAGTAATGGCGGGGTTCGTGCTGTTATTATCATTTGTGCTTTCTATTGTCATTCGTTGTATTTTGATAGTGAGTAGTTCTAATTCCGCCACATCTCAAAGCACCTTAACGTTGTGCGTAATTTCACAACCACTTCCATGACTTTGCTTTTTCAAACTGACTTTCAAGTTTTTTTCTCTTTTTTAAATCCGTTGCGACATTATGTAGCATCATAAATACTTCTTCAATACTATTACCTTGTACAAGGTCTAGCAATACTGTATAAATAGAAGCGTCTTGATAAGCCAATTCTTTATTGCTATTTAGTTCTTTAACTAACTTTTTCTGAAATTTCATATCTTTTGAC
This DNA window, taken from Chitinophagales bacterium, encodes the following:
- a CDS encoding site-specific DNA-methyltransferase, whose protein sequence is MIDRITEQPFCQTRVSGSIFVNADCFDVFPFIEDKSIDAIICDLPYGTTRAKWDSILDLDLLWKQYERVIKDNGAIVLFGSQPFTTTLINSNIKDFKYSLVWDKKMKVGMMNCKRMPLRQHEDIVVFYKKQPTYNPQMTKGKMRNKKIAPTKDFEVYGQITPIDNFNDDYYPSSILEFTNANQKAKSHTTQKSLELMEYLIKTYTNEGDTVLDNTMGSGTTILAAIKNNRIGIGIEKEKQYYDVAVRRASEYCH
- a CDS encoding site-specific DNA-methyltransferase — translated: MAELELLTIKIQRMTIESTNDNNSTNPAITYSECYAQVFSRLFFGDCLIESDKIESGSVDLILTDLPYGTMEGQSKTGIYHNGEEKHEWDSIIDTDKIMQVANRILRKNGKMILFAQEPFTRELINKAIPNLPFNYRAIWLKDTLGSFMRSKSALLYRTEDILIFSKMNPKHDLELKHPIRKWLKDTQEKVGIFWNDNLLHEAYLKSGIAKNIQSAKVICQHKLDWNYVQIQKITQKHYKVLNEFFNFDKTEDEIGKIFDEYQQQHLKEQTELYGSTFNLWQGGKYKDNVFEYKRDRDNYHPTQKPILLLEDLIKTFSNEGNLVVDLTMGSGSTGVACKNTNRSFIGIEKDENYFKIAEQRINARTLFS